Within Acidobacteriota bacterium, the genomic segment GCGCCTTACGCCAGGTCTCGATCGCTCCCGCGTAATCCCCCTCATGGATCGCGGCGGAGAGGCGTCGGCCGAAGCGGTCCGATTTCGACTGCCTCAGCATGGCGTCGGACTCCGAAGGAACTTTCTCGATCCATAATTCGACCGCGATTAGGTTCGAGATGTACTCGGCAGACTCGTTGCCCAAATGCCATTGTCTCGAGAACTCCCCGTTCGTATAGACAGCATCACCGTCGATCGGTAACGCGTGATCGCTCTCCTCCCACCTCGCCCGCTGAAACTCGCCATCGGATCCGGCGCTGATCAGACGGTACCCATCCGCGCCGATCTCGATCTCGATTGGGTGTCCCCATCCATCGGTTCGTTCCGGTGGAAACATGTTTACGCCAAGGCGGGACAGGGCGTAAATGGAGACAACCGTTACGCAAAAGCGATAACCGCTCGGTAGCCCCAAGCCCACTGGCTGGTGGCGCAGGTCTCCAGCCTGCGCTATGGAAGCCTGCGATACGTGGATGAGAACCCTTTGCAGGCGGAAGCCCCAGGAATCCTTCCCCGCGCGCCGGCCCTGCTTTTACACGGCCGTGACCTGTACGGAGATCCAGTCTGCTATCGTGCCGGGCCATGAGACCCGCCCGCGCGGCCGCGCTCGTTCTCCTTCTTCTCCTCCCTTCGGTTCTCCTCGCTGCGCAGATCCCCGAGCCGGTCCGGCCGATGTCGGGTGCCGAGCTCGACACCGCGATCAGGAAACTCCCCGTCCTCCGCAGCGCCCTCTACATCGCCGCCCATCCGGACGACGAGAACACCGCGATGATCACCTGGCTCGGCAACGAGAAGCTCGCCCGCGCCGGCTACCTCGCGATGACACGAGGGGACGGCGGGCAGAATCTCATCGGGGGCGACATCGGGCCGAAGCTCGGGGTGATCCGCACCTGGGAGCTGTTGAGAGCCCGGGAGATCGACGGAGGGCATCAGTTCTTCACGCGCGCCATCGACTTCGGTTACTCCAAAAGCTCCGAGGAGACGCTCGCGATCTGGGGCCACCGGGAGATCCTTCGCGACGTCGTCCGGATCATTCGCGACTTTCGCCCGGACGTGCTGATCACGCGATTTCCGGTCGAGGCGGACACGCACGGGCACCACACCGCCTCCGCCATCCTCGCGAACGAAGCCTTCCGGCTCGCCGGTGATCCGGCGGCCTTTCCCGACCTCGGATTGCCGCCGTGGCAGCCGAAGAGAATCTTCTGGAACACCTGGCAGCCCGACAGCGCGGAGCCCGGAACCGTGCTCGAAATCGACCTCGGTGGCTACGACCCCCTGCGAGGCGAGTCGTGGCCGGAGGTCGCGGCGAGAAGCCGCACGATGCACAAGAGCCAGGGATTCGGCGCGGGCGGAACGCGTGGCCCCCTGACCAACCACCTGGTTCTGACCGGCGGCGAACCGGTTCAGACGGGCATATTCGACGGGGTCGGGTCTGGCTGGGAGCGGGTCGAAGGATCGGAGCGCGTCTCGGCGATCTTCGACCGGATCGTCAGCGAGCTCGACGTCACCCGCCCGGCCAGGAGCATTCCCGCGCTGATCGAGGCGAGGCGTGAACTGCGGAAACTTCCGGATTCCCACTGGGTGCTCATCAAGAGCGAAGACCTCGACCGGATCATCCTGAGCGCCGCGGGAGTCTGGATCGAAGCGCTCGCCGACCGAACCAGCGTCGTTCCGGGGCAGTCGATCGACGTCGCGGTCACGGCCGTCGCCAGAACTGCTCCCGCGAGCTTTTCGGTCGCGGCCGGCGGTGACCCCAACCTAATGGGGCGCGAAGCGATCAACGAGCGCTTCGCTGCCTCGGTGCCGCTCACCGTACCTCCGGACGCGGAACCGAGCCAGCCCGTGTGGCTTCGCGAGCCGCCGCTGGCGGGGCGCCATCAGATCGCCGATCCCTCACTCGTCGGAGCGCCGGTCGGCCCGGCGCCGCTGAGCGTCCCGGTCACCGTAGGGATCGCGGGCGAGACGATCGAGATCGAAGTCCCGGTCCTCCGTCGCGAAGTCGATCGCGTCCGCGGCGAGATCTGGGATCCCGTTCTGATCGTCCCTCACGTCACCGTCGGTGTGGAGCCGGCCCCGCTGCTCATACCGGGAGAAGGGGCGCGAAAAACGACCGCCCGGATCACCCTCACCAACAACGGCGCGACCGTCTCCGGCCGTTTGCGCCTCTCGCTTCCCGAGGGGTGGCGGGTCGCTGACGAGGCGATTCCCCTCACCATCGATGCGGGCGAGACGCTCACGCGCGAGCTCGAGATCGCCGCTCCAGACCGCCAGTCGACCGGTACGCTGCGAGCCGCGTTCGAGTTGGACGAGGGCACCTTCGATCGGAGCATGTCGATCCTCGAGTACGACCACATCCCTCGAACCGCCGTGTTCGAGCCGGCCGAAACGAAGCTCGTCCGGATACCGCTCGAGGTCACGGGTGACCGGGTGGGATACATCCCCGGTTCAGGAGACGCCATTCCAGCGGCACTGGAAGCTGTCGGGCTCGAAGTCGTCACGCTGAGCCCGTCGTTTTCCCTCTCCGATCTCGAGGCTCTCGATGCGCTCGTTCTCGGGATCCGAGCGCTCAATGTTCACGATGATCTCGGGAGCCGTCTGAACCAGATCTCCGACTGGGTCTCCGAGGGAGGCCGGGTGATCGTGCAGTACAACACCGCGGGACGATCCGGCTCGACGATCTCATTTCCCGATCCGCTCGCAATCGGGCGGGATCGCGTCACCGTCGAGGAGGCCCCTGTCCGCCTTCTCCGCGAGAATCATCCACTCCTGGTCCATCCCAATCGAATCACGCCCGCCGATTTCGAGGGCTGGGTGCAGGAGCGGGGACTCTACTTCGCGGAGAGCTGGAGCGACCGCTGGCAGCCGATTCTCGGAATGACCGAGCCGGGCGAGAGCGAGGTCCTCGGTTCGCTCCTCGTCCTGCCACACGGCGAGGGAGCTTACATCTACACCGGGATCTCCTTTTTCAGACAGCTGCCCGCGGGAGTTCCCGGGGCGTGGCGGCTCTTCGCCAACCTGGTGTCCGGAGAAAGCGATGACTGACGAAGTCCGCAAGCCTCTCCCGGACGACTCGCCGCGATGGAAGTGGGTGTACGCAATCGTGCTCGGTGAGCTCGCGCTGCTCGTTTTCCTGATGTGGATCTTCACGAAAGCGTTCGAGTGACCGACGGATGACCGGACTCGACTGGCTCGTTCTCGTCGCATCGCTCGTTTTCATCGTCGCGTACGGTCTGTGGAAGGGGAGAGGGAACCGCGATCTCGACGGCTACATCCTCGCCGATCGCAGCCTTCCCTGGTGGACAATCGCGCTGTCGGTCATGGCGACGCAGGCGAGCGCGATCACCTTCATCTCGACGCCGGGGCAGGCGTACGCCGACGGGATGCGGTTCGTCCAGTTCTACTTCGGCCTTCCGATCGGGATGGTCATTCTCTCGATCACCGTCATCCCGATCTACCACCGCCTCAGGGTCTACACGGCGTACGAGTACCTCGAGGGGCGATTCGATCTGAAGACGCGCGTTCTCGCCGCGGGGCTGTTCCTGATTCAGCGGGGGCTCGCGGCCGGTCTCACGATCTTCGCGCCGGCATTGATCCTCTCGCTGATTCTCGGATGGAACCTTCAGCTGACGACCGTCATCATCGGCGTGCTCGTGGTGATCTACACCGCTCTCGGGGGAACGAAGGCGGTGAACTACACGAACTTCCACCAGCTTCTGATCGCGATGTCGGGCGTGATCGCCGCGTTTCTCTTCGCGATCTGGAAATTGCCCTCGGGGGTCGGATTCACCGACGCGGTCCACGTCGCAGGAGAGCTCGGCAGGCTGAACGCGATCGACTTCTCCTTCGACTGGCAGAATCGCTATACCTTCTGGTCGGGGGTGATCGGCGGGATGTTTCTGCAGCTTTCCTACTTCGGCACCGACCAGAGTCAGGTGCAGCGTTATCTCACGGGTAGCTCGATCACGCAGAGCCGCATCGCGCTTCTCTTCAACGGCATGGTGAAGGTGCCGATGCAGTTCTTCATCCTTTTCGTCGGAGCGATGGTCTTCGCGTTCTACACCTTCACCACGCCGCCCGTATTCTTCAACCCGACCGAGACGGCAAAGGTCGAAGCGAGCGCGCTCGCGCCGGAGTGGAGTGCAGCCGAGGAGGAGTACCTCGCTGCCGGCGCGGAGAGGGAACGGGCAGCGATGGAGTATGTCCGTGCGAGAAACACCGGCGCCGAGGATCGCGCCGCGGCGGATCTCGACGCGGCAAACCGCGATCTGATCGCCGCCCGCGCGGGAGCGATCTCGGTGATGAAAGCGAGCGACGAAGGCGCCGACGACAACGACACCAACTTCATCTTCCTCACCTTCGTGCTGCAGTACCTTCCCGCGGGGCTCGTGGGACTCGTCATCGCGGCCGTGTTTGCCGCCTCGATGTCGTCGACCGCCTCGGAGCTCAATGCGCTCGCTTCGACGACGGTGGTCGACTTTTACAGGAGGATGTTCCGGAAGGAGACCTCCGACAGGCACGACGTTCTCGTCTCGAAGATCGCAACAGTCTTCTGGGGTTTTCTCGCGATTCTGTTCGCGATGTACGCGAACCGGCTCGGTACGCTGGTCGAGGCGGTGAACGAGATCGGATCGCTTTTTTATGGAACGATTCTCGGAATCTTCCTCGTCGCGTTCTATCTGAAGCGGGTGGGGGCGACCGCGACCTTCGCGGCAGCGCTCATTGCCGAGGGGATCGTGATCTGGTGCAGGTTGGCGACGCCGGTGGCGTGGCTGTGGTTCAACGCGATCGGGTGCATTGCCGTGATCGTGCTCGCGCTGCTGCTCCAGCCTCTGATCGGCAGGGGCGCGCCTGGCAGCGAGCGGCGAATTTGAGTAGGATAACGGGACGATCACGCAGGGCGTGAGGCAGGGAGTCGTCGTGAACATCGTCAAAAACCGGCACAACGACGTGACCGTGCTCGACATCCAGGGCGTCATCAAACTGGGAGAGAGCGCGAGGGAGTTCTCGGGATTCCTCGAGAAGGTTCTCAACGAGGAGTCGGGCCCGGTCCTGATCAACTTCGAAGGGATCAACTACATGGACTCGACGGGTCTGGGCGAGCTGATCGGCTATCTTCAGAAGTTCGAGGGGCGTGAGCGAAAGATGGCTCTTCTCAATCCGTCCAACAGAATCCTGGCGCTGCTCCGGATCACGAAGCTCGACACGGTGTTCAAGATCTTCGAGTCCCGCGACGAGGCGTTCGCGTACCTCGAAGGGGCGCGAGCCAGCTGACCAGGAGGATTCTGGGCGTGGGGCGCGGACATCGTTCCCGGGTTGAGCGAGAAACTCGAAACAGGGCGCGTTCACGGGCGCGAGCGCGTTCACGGGCACGGGCGCGTTCACGGGCACGGGAAAAGACTTTATGGAACCGGGCACGGGCACGGGCGCGTTCACGGGCACGGGAAAAGACTTATGGGACCGGGCACGGGCGCGTTCACGGGCACGGGAAAAGACTATGGAACCGGGCACGGGCACGGGCGGGTTCACGGGCACGGGAAAAGACTTTATGGAACCGGGCACGGGCACGGGCAAATCAACGACTCTGGCACGACAGAATGAGTTTAGTCAGCATCTGA encodes:
- a CDS encoding sodium:solute symporter, producing MTGLDWLVLVASLVFIVAYGLWKGRGNRDLDGYILADRSLPWWTIALSVMATQASAITFISTPGQAYADGMRFVQFYFGLPIGMVILSITVIPIYHRLRVYTAYEYLEGRFDLKTRVLAAGLFLIQRGLAAGLTIFAPALILSLILGWNLQLTTVIIGVLVVIYTALGGTKAVNYTNFHQLLIAMSGVIAAFLFAIWKLPSGVGFTDAVHVAGELGRLNAIDFSFDWQNRYTFWSGVIGGMFLQLSYFGTDQSQVQRYLTGSSITQSRIALLFNGMVKVPMQFFILFVGAMVFAFYTFTTPPVFFNPTETAKVEASALAPEWSAAEEEYLAAGAERERAAMEYVRARNTGAEDRAAADLDAANRDLIAARAGAISVMKASDEGADDNDTNFIFLTFVLQYLPAGLVGLVIAAVFAASMSSTASELNALASTTVVDFYRRMFRKETSDRHDVLVSKIATVFWGFLAILFAMYANRLGTLVEAVNEIGSLFYGTILGIFLVAFYLKRVGATATFAAALIAEGIVIWCRLATPVAWLWFNAIGCIAVIVLALLLQPLIGRGAPGSERRI
- a CDS encoding PIG-L family deacetylase, with the protein product MRPARAAALVLLLLLPSVLLAAQIPEPVRPMSGAELDTAIRKLPVLRSALYIAAHPDDENTAMITWLGNEKLARAGYLAMTRGDGGQNLIGGDIGPKLGVIRTWELLRAREIDGGHQFFTRAIDFGYSKSSEETLAIWGHREILRDVVRIIRDFRPDVLITRFPVEADTHGHHTASAILANEAFRLAGDPAAFPDLGLPPWQPKRIFWNTWQPDSAEPGTVLEIDLGGYDPLRGESWPEVAARSRTMHKSQGFGAGGTRGPLTNHLVLTGGEPVQTGIFDGVGSGWERVEGSERVSAIFDRIVSELDVTRPARSIPALIEARRELRKLPDSHWVLIKSEDLDRIILSAAGVWIEALADRTSVVPGQSIDVAVTAVARTAPASFSVAAGGDPNLMGREAINERFAASVPLTVPPDAEPSQPVWLREPPLAGRHQIADPSLVGAPVGPAPLSVPVTVGIAGETIEIEVPVLRREVDRVRGEIWDPVLIVPHVTVGVEPAPLLIPGEGARKTTARITLTNNGATVSGRLRLSLPEGWRVADEAIPLTIDAGETLTRELEIAAPDRQSTGTLRAAFELDEGTFDRSMSILEYDHIPRTAVFEPAETKLVRIPLEVTGDRVGYIPGSGDAIPAALEAVGLEVVTLSPSFSLSDLEALDALVLGIRALNVHDDLGSRLNQISDWVSEGGRVIVQYNTAGRSGSTISFPDPLAIGRDRVTVEEAPVRLLRENHPLLVHPNRITPADFEGWVQERGLYFAESWSDRWQPILGMTEPGESEVLGSLLVLPHGEGAYIYTGISFFRQLPAGVPGAWRLFANLVSGESDD
- a CDS encoding STAS domain-containing protein, which encodes MNIVKNRHNDVTVLDIQGVIKLGESAREFSGFLEKVLNEESGPVLINFEGINYMDSTGLGELIGYLQKFEGRERKMALLNPSNRILALLRITKLDTVFKIFESRDEAFAYLEGARAS